The genomic interval GATAGGCTGTTGCTTTTGGCCACGCAGAATACGCAGGATATTATGTTGCGGATGCGTAAGGCCAAATTTTTTAAAAAAGTCACTATGTGCCGCTTTCAGCCAGATTCCCGTGTAAATTAAATTAATACCAGTTTTAGACAATTGATTTCTAAAGGATGTTTGTTGAATTTCATCTTCAATACGGCTCATTTTTTCTCCTTCACTTTATACAATATTTCTCAGTTCCATCATTTTACTATGCATTTTCACTTATTGTTGACCAGATAAGACCCAGGTGAAAGATAAGAAGCAAATGCAAATTATACGTATAATAATATGTGTACGTACAATATTTATTCAACTTATAAAAATCCTTTCTGTCAGGCAATAGTAGTTTCTTACTAATTTTAGCAACAATCAAAATTATATTTATCTTTGACGGACTAAGATATTCTCAAATATAGGCTTTTTGAAAACTGAATAGAACTGCAACGGTATTTTTTATAAAATTTTTCTTTTTTCTGTAGGTTACTAAACTCCGGAATCTTCATTAAATTTTCAATATGTATTTCTCTGCTCCCGGGAGTAGACCGGTTTGCTTAACTATGTGTACGTACACATACATGCTACCCGATAATAAGGCTACTGCCAGGCCATATCAGGTTTAATAGATAGTATTATTGAAATGGTTATTTTCTGTTTTCGTTTATTTCAATGGACAAACAATTCGACCATCTGACCACCACACAGCTCCTGGAAAGGCTCCGGCAAGGGGATGAGCAGATTTTTAAGTGGCTTTATACACAGTACTGGCAAAAATTATACAGGGCTGCGTATAAACGCTTAAAAGATGGCCCCTTGTGTGAGGAAATCGTACAGGACATTTTTGCTTCCCTCTGGCGAAGACGCAGTACTTTTCAACTAAGCCAGTCGTGGGAAGCTTACTTTTACAAGGCTGTTCAATACAAAGTAATCAATGCGGTTAGTTCTCAAAAGGTACGTAAAGCCTATATTAGTACGGTAACCAAGCTCGAAGCAGACCTGTCTACGGAGAACACCCTCCGGTTTGAAGAATTGCTCCACCGCATCGAGCAAGTAACAGACCGGTTGCCTCAACGGTGCCAGCAGGTGTTCTGGATGAGCAGGCGCGAAAACTTTACGATCCGGGAAATTTCGCAACAATTAGATATTTCCCAGAAGGCGGTTGAAAAACAACTAACGAAAGCACTTAAGCAACTGCGTTTCTCGCTGCAAGATTACCTATAAATGCTTGTATTACTCATTTCTTTCCTGCCATCTGTTTCTTCAGTGAAGGAGAAGCGGTGGCAGTATTCAATAAAAACACACAAGAAGGTAGGGTAATGGCTTCCCAGCTTGACTTTTAAGGAAGAAAAGACCCACTTTGGGAATGACAGATCAACAATTGAAACAATTACTGGAAAAGTATCAGACCGGAAGCTGTACACCAGAGGAAGAAAGGCTGGTTCAGCAATGGTACGAATCATTTGAAAATGAAGAGGATGGCATACAAAATCTTTCAGAGCCACAAAAAGCGGCTTTAGAAAATAAAATCAGGCAACAGATAGACAATCAGCTGCAAGCTCCTTCCGACAGAAAAATCATTTTTCTGCAACCTTATGTAAGAATCTCAGCAGCAGCCATTTTAATAATCTTCTTCGGCTATTTTTCCTGGAACTGGGTTCAGAAGGAAAGGATTGAAGCTGATTTTGTTACGTTTGCCTCTGGAACTGAGATTAAAAAAGTTATTCTTTCAGACGGTTCCCTGGTATGGCTGAAAGCAAACAGCCAATTAAAGTATCCCAGGCAATTTGAAAAAGATGCAAAAGTACGCACAGTGGAATTACAGGGAGAAGCTTTGTTTGAAGTAGCTAAAAATCCGAAGCAACCCTTTTTGATTCAATGCGGAAGGGTGCAAGCAAAAGTGTTGGGGACAAGCTTTCATGTGAAACAATCTCCCGAAAAGCAGCAGGTAGCAATCGTAGTATTAACCGGGAAAGTTGCTGTAACAAATAATGAATCGGCAGAACCTGTAAATTCAGTAGTATTAGAACCTATGGAAATGGGTACTACCAGTCCCAACGGCTTTACTAAAACAAGGGTTCAATCCACTTCGGGCTATATTCAGGGTACTTCATATGACATGCACTTTGATGAAACACCTATACAGGAAGTGTTAGCGCGGATCGAACGCAAGTTTGATGTGGAAATTACTTATCCGGATGTAAACAGAGACTGCCGAATCACAGCAGATTTTACGGACCAGTCTCAG from Rhodocytophaga rosea carries:
- a CDS encoding RNA polymerase sigma factor is translated as MDKQFDHLTTTQLLERLRQGDEQIFKWLYTQYWQKLYRAAYKRLKDGPLCEEIVQDIFASLWRRRSTFQLSQSWEAYFYKAVQYKVINAVSSQKVRKAYISTVTKLEADLSTENTLRFEELLHRIEQVTDRLPQRCQQVFWMSRRENFTIREISQQLDISQKAVEKQLTKALKQLRFSLQDYL
- a CDS encoding FecR family protein — its product is MTDQQLKQLLEKYQTGSCTPEEERLVQQWYESFENEEDGIQNLSEPQKAALENKIRQQIDNQLQAPSDRKIIFLQPYVRISAAAILIIFFGYFSWNWVQKERIEADFVTFASGTEIKKVILSDGSLVWLKANSQLKYPRQFEKDAKVRTVELQGEALFEVAKNPKQPFLIQCGRVQAKVLGTSFHVKQSPEKQQVAIVVLTGKVAVTNNESAEPVNSVVLEPMEMGTTSPNGFTKTRVQSTSGYIQGTSYDMHFDETPIQEVLARIERKFDVEITYPDVNRDCRITADFTDQSQEITLQLLASTLGEVSYQVKGNTILFEGKSCQ